One region of Rhodocaloribacter litoris genomic DNA includes:
- a CDS encoding sodium:solute symporter family protein: MNPVLFGIGLYVLAQLGIGAYVARRIRTEADYLVAGRSLGYGLSIFTIFATWFGAETCIGAAGSIYVDGLAGGTADPFGYGLCILLMGAVFAVPLWRRKLTTLADFFRQRYTAGVERLAVVLMVPTSLLWAAAQVRAFGQVLAAASGLEITFTITLAALVVVAYTVFGGLLADAWTDLVQGIALMTGLVVLFVMVWRDTGFEALAAVDPARLRLFGGPETPWLAVVEGWAIPVCGSVLAAELVARVIAARSPRVARRSAFVAGGLYLAVGLIPVTMGLLGTTLLPGLEHPDQLLPLLAGRYLPVALYTLFAGALVSAILSTVDSALLVASSLVSHNLIVPLRPAFSERGKVLLARGGVVVFGLVAYVMALYADGVYALVEEASAFGSAGLFVVIVTGLFTRIGGAWSALAALVTGVAVWIGGAYVVDAPYPYVTSLAAALLAYLSTAAVEHRLRSVPAMSRRV, from the coding sequence TTGAACCCCGTCCTGTTCGGCATCGGTCTCTACGTGCTGGCCCAGCTCGGCATCGGCGCGTACGTGGCGCGGCGGATCCGCACCGAAGCCGACTACCTGGTGGCCGGGCGCAGCCTGGGGTACGGCCTGTCCATCTTCACCATCTTTGCCACGTGGTTCGGGGCCGAGACGTGCATCGGCGCGGCAGGTTCGATCTACGTGGACGGGCTCGCCGGCGGCACGGCCGACCCGTTCGGCTATGGCCTGTGCATCCTGTTGATGGGGGCCGTCTTCGCCGTCCCCCTCTGGCGGCGCAAGCTCACCACGCTGGCCGACTTCTTCCGGCAGCGGTACACGGCGGGCGTGGAGCGCCTGGCCGTCGTGCTCATGGTGCCGACCTCCCTGCTGTGGGCGGCCGCCCAGGTCCGGGCCTTCGGACAGGTGCTCGCCGCGGCTTCCGGGCTGGAGATCACCTTCACGATCACGCTGGCGGCCCTGGTGGTCGTCGCCTACACCGTCTTCGGCGGGCTGCTGGCCGATGCGTGGACCGACCTCGTGCAGGGAATCGCCCTGATGACGGGCCTCGTCGTGCTCTTCGTCATGGTGTGGCGGGATACCGGCTTCGAGGCGCTGGCCGCCGTCGACCCGGCGCGGCTGCGGCTCTTCGGCGGGCCGGAGACGCCCTGGCTGGCCGTCGTCGAAGGCTGGGCGATCCCGGTGTGCGGCTCGGTGCTGGCGGCGGAACTGGTCGCCCGCGTCATCGCCGCCCGCTCGCCGCGGGTGGCCCGGCGCTCGGCCTTCGTCGCGGGCGGGCTCTACCTGGCCGTCGGCCTCATCCCCGTGACGATGGGGCTGCTCGGCACCACGCTCTTGCCCGGCCTCGAACACCCCGATCAGCTCCTGCCGCTGCTGGCCGGGCGCTACCTGCCGGTGGCCCTCTACACCCTCTTCGCCGGCGCGCTCGTCTCGGCCATCCTTTCGACGGTGGACAGCGCGCTGCTGGTGGCCTCTTCCCTCGTCTCGCACAACCTCATCGTGCCGCTACGGCCGGCGTTCTCGGAACGCGGCAAGGTGCTGCTGGCCCGGGGCGGCGTGGTCGTCTTCGGCCTGGTGGCCTATGTGATGGCGCTCTACGCCGACGGCGTCTATGCGCTGGTCGAGGAGGCGTCCGCCTTCGGGAGCGCGGGCCTCTTCGTGGTGATCGTCACCGGGCTGTTCACGCGCATCGGCGGCGCCTGGAGCGCCCTGGCGGCCCTCGTGACCGGCGTGGCCGTATGGATCGGCGGGGCGTATGTGGTGGACGCGCCCTACCCCTACGTCACCTCCCTGGCGGCCGCCCTCCTGGCCTACCTGAGCACGGCCGCCGTCGAACACCGCCTGCGAAGCGTCCCGGCCATGTCGCGCCGTGTGTGA
- a CDS encoding type IX secretion system plug protein domain-containing protein yields MNHRLCRYSLILAVLMIGCAGSEKTGDRRQENEARREPPEEAHTRDDLTPSPHGNLAPAAETVRTIQVYRTGDEQALPIITLGSNQTITVAFDLLETRGRPLSVYFYHANRTWRRDLSPTEYLDSFQRDDLLDYQPSQNTGIPYTHYRYRFPNRSIEFKISGNYILRVTEQGMEDEVLFERVFFVSEQATPVDVELDNVMLSGFAYPAVQPVARFTPPPALQSNAFNYTTCFVRNGQLDAARCSDRPMLADQPALQFFLPPGTAFEPAVADYFVDLGDLRVGGRIERTDLTSIPFKVFIEPDYARFAGSGLDPLLNGQIVVDAAVRGLAEPGLQAEYVEARFAYVPPDELPVAGDVILSGSFNGFAVDPQHRLEWVPERRRYEGRVLLKQGRYEYRYVVSDGRIRRAQTGATPRLENLYSVFVYFSDLSLHTDRLIAVSHILVR; encoded by the coding sequence ATGAACCATCGCCTGTGCCGGTACAGCCTGATCCTGGCGGTACTGATGATCGGGTGTGCCGGCAGCGAGAAAACCGGCGACCGCCGGCAGGAAAACGAGGCCCGACGGGAACCCCCGGAGGAGGCGCACACCCGGGACGACCTGACCCCGAGCCCGCACGGCAACCTGGCACCGGCCGCCGAAACCGTGCGCACCATCCAGGTATATCGCACCGGCGACGAACAGGCCCTGCCCATCATCACCCTGGGATCGAACCAGACCATCACCGTCGCCTTCGACCTGCTGGAGACACGCGGACGCCCCCTCTCCGTCTATTTCTACCACGCCAACCGCACCTGGCGTCGCGACCTCTCCCCCACCGAATACCTGGATTCCTTCCAGCGGGACGACCTCCTCGACTACCAGCCTTCACAGAACACTGGCATTCCCTACACCCACTACCGCTATCGTTTCCCCAACCGGAGCATCGAGTTCAAAATCAGCGGCAACTATATCCTCCGGGTCACCGAGCAGGGAATGGAAGACGAGGTGCTCTTCGAACGGGTCTTCTTCGTCTCCGAACAGGCCACCCCCGTCGACGTCGAGCTCGACAACGTGATGCTCTCCGGCTTCGCCTATCCGGCCGTGCAACCGGTGGCCCGCTTCACCCCTCCGCCCGCCCTGCAGAGCAACGCCTTCAACTATACGACCTGCTTCGTCCGGAACGGACAGCTCGACGCGGCCCGCTGCTCCGACCGGCCCATGCTGGCCGATCAACCGGCCCTCCAGTTCTTCCTGCCGCCCGGGACGGCCTTCGAACCCGCCGTGGCCGATTACTTCGTGGACCTCGGCGACCTCCGCGTCGGCGGCCGCATCGAACGGACGGACCTGACTTCGATCCCGTTCAAGGTCTTCATCGAGCCGGACTATGCCCGCTTCGCCGGCTCCGGGCTCGATCCGCTGCTCAACGGCCAGATCGTAGTCGATGCCGCCGTGCGCGGGCTGGCCGAACCGGGCCTGCAGGCCGAGTACGTCGAGGCACGCTTCGCCTACGTCCCGCCGGACGAACTGCCGGTCGCAGGCGACGTGATCCTCTCGGGCAGCTTCAACGGCTTTGCCGTAGACCCGCAACACCGCCTCGAATGGGTCCCGGAACGACGGCGTTACGAAGGCCGCGTGCTGCTGAAACAGGGACGGTATGAATACCGCTACGTGGTCTCGGACGGCCGCATCCGCCGGGCGCAAACCGGTGCCACGCCCCGGCTGGAAAATCTCTACAGCGTGTTCGTATACTTTTCCGACCTCTCTCTGCACACCGACCGGCTCATCGCCGTAAGCCACATCCTGGTGCGTTGA
- a CDS encoding DUF3078 domain-containing protein, whose protein sequence is MLILGMTLLPARGQPAQKPDTSRSWKTDLIATLSATQAGFNNWQGGGVNSLALSTGLNGEARRTNGRWAQKHTLRLTIGVVKQDTLDFRKAEDVIRLASNLSYQGEGFFSLFSPTVAASIRTQFAEGFNFDKDPIFEKNPVGAPRKPPVKVSDFFSPAILQQSIGLTYDPNHWFTQRIGVAAKETIVLIERLRVLYGVDPADAVRFELGMEAVSELNREVFKNVRYKSTLGLFASFNKPETPDFLWENLVNMKVNAWLQVNFEFVALLDKDLSDRFQLKEVLAVGISYALL, encoded by the coding sequence ATGTTGATACTGGGTATGACGCTGTTGCCGGCACGCGGGCAACCGGCGCAAAAGCCCGACACGTCCCGGAGCTGGAAAACCGACCTGATCGCCACCCTTTCGGCCACCCAGGCAGGCTTCAACAACTGGCAGGGGGGCGGGGTCAACTCGCTGGCGCTCAGTACGGGGCTCAACGGAGAGGCCCGGCGGACGAACGGGCGGTGGGCCCAGAAACACACCCTCCGGCTGACGATCGGCGTCGTCAAGCAGGACACGCTCGACTTCCGCAAAGCCGAGGATGTCATCCGGCTGGCTTCCAACCTCTCCTACCAGGGGGAAGGCTTCTTCAGCCTCTTCAGTCCCACGGTGGCGGCTTCCATCCGCACGCAGTTTGCAGAGGGGTTCAACTTCGACAAAGACCCGATCTTTGAAAAAAACCCGGTGGGAGCGCCGCGCAAACCACCCGTCAAGGTTTCGGACTTCTTCAGCCCGGCCATCCTGCAGCAGTCGATCGGGTTGACCTACGACCCCAACCACTGGTTCACGCAGCGCATCGGCGTGGCGGCCAAAGAGACCATCGTGCTGATCGAGCGGCTGCGGGTGCTCTATGGCGTCGACCCGGCCGACGCCGTGCGGTTCGAACTGGGCATGGAGGCGGTCTCGGAACTGAACCGGGAGGTGTTCAAAAACGTGCGCTACAAATCGACCCTCGGGCTTTTTGCCTCCTTCAACAAGCCGGAAACGCCGGACTTTCTCTGGGAAAACCTGGTCAACATGAAGGTGAATGCCTGGCTTCAGGTGAACTTCGAGTTCGTGGCCCTGCTGGACAAGGACCTGAGCGACCGGTTCCAGTTGAAAGAGGTGCTGGCGGTCGGGATCTCGTATGCCCTGCTCTGA
- a CDS encoding histone H1: MGKFEQLRDFVASLEADFHKFYEKGNKAAGTRVRKAMQELKQMAQDIRVDIQERKNQDA; the protein is encoded by the coding sequence ATGGGTAAATTCGAGCAACTGCGCGACTTCGTGGCAAGCCTGGAAGCCGACTTCCACAAGTTCTATGAGAAGGGCAACAAGGCGGCCGGAACACGCGTGCGCAAAGCCATGCAGGAACTGAAGCAGATGGCGCAGGACATCCGTGTCGACATCCAGGAGCGCAAAAACCAGGACGCCTGA
- a CDS encoding hybrid sensor histidine kinase/response regulator: protein MRVVRALCRFGCLGLLLAGMFQPAQAQRYQFDIYSIEDGLAQSQPITMHQSRNGYLWIGTFGGGLSRFDGRVFTNFSKRDGLPSGLIYDIVEDAAGRLWLATGQGVSRYDGRAFTDVDLGIAPQRVYAVLIDRSGTVWFATETEGVVRWVPDDTTAVMPVDGLPDEKALALLEAGQTVWIGTPAGVCRYDAAGLACFTEADGLPHASVHALAHDRSGRIWMATGKGLAVYDGTSLTAFRPDLFAELRISALWVDRRDRLWVGTSQGLFRIEGDAITSFGRENGLAKPVMSLHEDREGNLWIGIDGMGLARFSPSPFLLFNSEHGLAEDGTWAILEDRHGHIWFGTSGSGVSRFDGQAFTTFTTADGLTDNTVFALFEDASGTLWLGTGAGLTRYDGHRFRQLPGLQASVWALAGDDRGTLWIGTGNAGLYRYAQGHLTSFTEEDGLPAQSVNALYLAEDGTLWIGTRQGLAHYADGRFTTYTTDDGLPGNDVSAIRPDGRGGLWLGTYGGGLAHFIPPSRPGGPFFRPISLEDGLVDDHIMSMVRGPQGHLWFCTNQGLTRLDLDQYAGTGEVVLEHYGVAEGFVGRECNAGSVLRDRKGQLWFGTVKGVIRYTPGQRLENPYPPHILITDVRLFFGQVSWAPYAEGVQPGTSLPAGLRLPYNKNSVTFDYVGINLTQPREVAYQYQLVGADEAWTPITHETSATYANLPPGAYTFRVRAVNGSGVWNEVPATFSFVITPPFWQTGWFYLLMALLGVGGAYGLIVARERNLRQSRQHLEAMVVARTKELQQEKEKVEAANEKLKLLSLVVRETQNVVIIADTTGRVEWVNEALTRASGYTLETLRQKIGENLRDIYRNPALEEAIRRAVEEQASSVFESKLHRPDGTEIWVSSTLSPITDDQGTVTKLVIIDTDITERKALEEELVAAREAALEAARAKSEFLANMSHEIRTPMNGVIGMTSLLLDTKLTPEQKEFVEVIRNSGNTLLAIIQDILDFSKIEAGKIELEEQDFALHEVVEEALDLVATKAVEKRLELAYVIEEGVPVTVRGDMTRLRQILTNLLSNAVKFTDAGEVSVHLDAEPLGEGRYRVHTAVRDTGIGIPADRIDRLFQSFSQVDASTTRRYGGTGLGLAISKRLVELMGGTIWVESEEGAGSTFHFTVVLEAIRPAEPPPCPTQVAGRRALVVDDHPVNRRMLTLQLARWGMHVEAVASAAAALARLDAGETFDVALLDMQMPEMDGLMLARALRLRPATHNLPLVILSSMGQRADTPAMGLVAWLTKPIKQKRLLEVLCRALDPHQEIVTAQQDDPFGSGEARSLRILLAEDNLVNQKVIQQFLKRMGYRADTVANGLEVLDAFKRSPYDVILMDVQMPEMDGLEATRRIRTDYAPDRQPQIIAITANATRQDQQLCLEAGMDDYISKPVRVEALRDALVRAETVVQRKAEPAADVPPVAHAATRHAPATGNVLNLDRLQEATGHDVDFIREVLSSYLEETPQQLAAMREALEQADRKALERLAHTLKSSSGTCGAEELARACEQLEAGAGYESAEWLAQHLETVFARFERARQAIRSYLTPPDREAGGRSPYPDGTVAPQAGRTP, encoded by the coding sequence ATGCGCGTTGTGAGAGCGCTGTGCCGGTTCGGCTGCCTCGGCCTGCTGCTGGCCGGGATGTTTCAGCCGGCCCAGGCGCAGCGTTACCAGTTCGACATCTACTCCATCGAGGATGGGCTGGCGCAGTCGCAACCCATCACCATGCACCAGAGCCGGAACGGCTACCTCTGGATCGGCACGTTCGGAGGCGGGCTGAGCCGGTTCGACGGGCGTGTCTTCACCAACTTCTCCAAACGGGACGGTCTCCCTTCCGGCCTCATCTACGACATCGTGGAGGATGCCGCAGGCCGGCTCTGGCTTGCCACCGGCCAGGGCGTGAGCCGATACGACGGGCGTGCGTTTACCGACGTGGATCTGGGCATCGCCCCGCAGCGCGTCTACGCCGTGCTCATAGACCGGTCCGGCACCGTGTGGTTCGCCACCGAGACGGAGGGAGTCGTGCGGTGGGTTCCGGATGATACCACCGCCGTCATGCCGGTAGACGGGTTACCAGACGAGAAGGCCCTGGCGCTGCTGGAGGCCGGCCAGACCGTCTGGATCGGGACGCCGGCCGGCGTCTGCCGCTACGACGCGGCGGGGCTGGCCTGTTTCACGGAAGCGGACGGGCTGCCGCACGCATCGGTGCACGCGCTGGCCCACGACCGCAGCGGACGGATATGGATGGCTACCGGCAAGGGCCTGGCCGTCTACGACGGGACGTCCCTCACCGCCTTCCGGCCGGACCTGTTCGCCGAGCTGCGCATCAGCGCGCTGTGGGTCGATCGACGGGACCGCCTGTGGGTCGGGACGAGCCAGGGTCTCTTCCGCATCGAAGGCGATGCGATCACCTCTTTCGGACGGGAGAACGGCCTGGCCAAACCCGTCATGTCGCTCCACGAGGATCGGGAGGGTAACCTCTGGATCGGCATCGACGGGATGGGCCTGGCCCGGTTCTCCCCTTCCCCTTTCCTGCTCTTCAACAGCGAACACGGCCTGGCCGAGGACGGCACCTGGGCGATCCTCGAAGACCGGCACGGGCATATCTGGTTCGGCACGAGCGGGAGCGGGGTCTCCCGCTTCGACGGGCAGGCGTTCACCACCTTCACGACGGCCGACGGCCTCACCGACAACACCGTCTTTGCCCTCTTCGAAGATGCCTCGGGAACGCTCTGGCTGGGAACGGGCGCCGGGCTGACCCGCTACGACGGGCACCGCTTCCGGCAACTGCCCGGGCTGCAGGCCAGCGTCTGGGCCCTGGCCGGGGACGACCGGGGAACGCTGTGGATTGGCACGGGCAACGCCGGGCTCTACCGGTACGCACAGGGACACCTGACATCGTTCACGGAGGAAGACGGCCTCCCCGCCCAATCTGTCAACGCGCTCTACCTGGCCGAGGACGGCACGCTCTGGATCGGCACCCGCCAGGGACTGGCCCACTATGCCGACGGCCGCTTCACTACCTATACCACGGACGACGGGTTACCTGGCAACGACGTGAGCGCCATCCGGCCGGACGGACGCGGAGGGCTCTGGCTGGGTACCTATGGCGGGGGACTGGCCCACTTCATCCCGCCCAGCCGCCCCGGTGGACCCTTCTTCCGCCCGATCTCACTCGAAGACGGCCTCGTCGACGACCACATCATGAGCATGGTACGCGGGCCGCAGGGGCACCTGTGGTTCTGCACCAATCAGGGCCTGACGCGGCTCGACCTGGACCAGTACGCTGGCACCGGCGAGGTGGTGCTGGAGCATTACGGCGTCGCCGAGGGGTTCGTCGGGCGCGAGTGCAACGCCGGCTCGGTGCTGCGCGACCGCAAGGGACAACTCTGGTTCGGCACCGTCAAAGGCGTCATCCGGTACACGCCGGGGCAGCGGCTGGAAAACCCGTACCCGCCCCACATTCTGATCACGGACGTACGCCTGTTCTTTGGTCAGGTGAGCTGGGCCCCCTATGCCGAAGGGGTGCAGCCGGGCACCTCGTTGCCGGCTGGCCTGCGCCTGCCCTACAACAAGAACTCTGTCACGTTCGATTACGTGGGTATCAACCTCACCCAGCCGCGCGAGGTAGCCTACCAGTACCAGCTCGTCGGAGCTGACGAGGCCTGGACCCCGATCACCCATGAGACCTCGGCCACCTACGCCAACCTGCCGCCGGGAGCCTATACGTTCCGCGTCCGCGCCGTCAACGGCAGCGGGGTCTGGAACGAGGTGCCGGCGACATTCAGCTTCGTGATCACCCCACCCTTCTGGCAGACGGGCTGGTTCTACCTGCTGATGGCGCTGCTGGGCGTCGGCGGCGCCTATGGCCTCATCGTCGCCCGCGAACGCAACCTGCGGCAGAGCCGGCAACACCTCGAAGCCATGGTCGTTGCCCGCACGAAAGAGCTCCAGCAGGAAAAGGAAAAAGTCGAAGCGGCCAACGAGAAGCTGAAGCTCCTCTCGCTCGTGGTGCGGGAGACGCAAAACGTCGTCATCATCGCCGATACCACGGGACGCGTCGAATGGGTGAACGAAGCCCTGACACGCGCCTCGGGCTATACGCTCGAGACACTCCGGCAGAAGATCGGCGAGAACCTCCGGGACATCTACAGGAACCCGGCGCTGGAGGAGGCGATCCGCCGGGCTGTGGAAGAGCAGGCCTCCAGCGTGTTCGAATCGAAGCTGCACCGACCGGACGGCACGGAGATCTGGGTCTCCTCCACGCTCAGCCCCATCACCGACGACCAGGGGACAGTCACGAAGCTGGTCATCATAGACACAGATATCACCGAGCGCAAGGCCCTCGAAGAGGAGCTGGTGGCGGCACGGGAGGCGGCCCTCGAGGCGGCCCGGGCCAAGAGCGAGTTCCTGGCCAACATGAGCCACGAGATCCGCACCCCGATGAACGGCGTCATCGGCATGACCAGCCTGCTGCTCGACACGAAGCTGACCCCCGAGCAGAAAGAGTTCGTCGAGGTCATCCGCAACAGCGGCAACACGCTGCTGGCCATCATCCAGGACATCCTCGACTTCTCCAAGATCGAAGCGGGCAAGATCGAGCTGGAGGAACAGGACTTCGCGCTGCACGAGGTGGTCGAGGAAGCGCTGGACCTGGTGGCAACGAAAGCCGTGGAGAAACGGCTCGAACTGGCCTACGTGATCGAAGAAGGTGTTCCGGTGACCGTCCGCGGCGACATGACCCGCCTGCGCCAGATCCTCACCAACCTGCTCTCGAACGCCGTCAAGTTCACCGACGCGGGGGAGGTGAGCGTCCACCTCGATGCCGAACCGCTGGGCGAAGGACGTTACCGGGTGCACACCGCCGTGCGCGACACGGGCATCGGCATCCCCGCCGACCGGATCGACCGGCTGTTTCAGTCCTTCAGCCAGGTCGACGCCTCCACCACGCGGCGCTACGGCGGCACGGGGCTCGGCCTGGCCATCAGCAAGCGCCTGGTCGAGCTCATGGGCGGCACCATCTGGGTCGAGAGCGAAGAAGGCGCCGGTTCCACCTTCCACTTCACGGTGGTGCTGGAGGCGATCCGGCCGGCGGAGCCGCCGCCGTGCCCCACACAGGTGGCCGGACGACGGGCGCTGGTCGTGGACGACCACCCGGTCAACCGCCGCATGCTGACGTTGCAACTGGCCCGGTGGGGGATGCACGTCGAGGCGGTGGCCTCGGCCGCCGCCGCCCTGGCCCGCCTCGACGCCGGTGAAACGTTCGACGTCGCGCTGCTGGACATGCAGATGCCGGAAATGGACGGGCTAATGCTGGCCCGGGCCCTGCGCCTGCGACCCGCCACGCACAACCTGCCGCTCGTCATCCTCAGCTCGATGGGCCAGCGTGCCGACACCCCGGCGATGGGCCTGGTGGCCTGGCTCACGAAACCCATCAAACAAAAACGCCTGCTGGAGGTGCTCTGCCGGGCCCTCGATCCGCACCAGGAGATCGTCACAGCACAACAGGACGATCCGTTTGGCTCCGGAGAAGCCCGGTCGCTGCGGATCCTGCTGGCCGAGGACAACCTCGTCAACCAGAAGGTGATCCAGCAGTTTCTGAAACGGATGGGCTACCGCGCGGACACCGTGGCCAACGGGCTGGAGGTGCTCGACGCTTTCAAACGCTCCCCCTACGACGTCATCCTGATGGACGTGCAGATGCCGGAAATGGACGGGCTGGAAGCCACCCGGCGTATCCGGACCGACTATGCCCCGGACCGGCAGCCGCAGATCATTGCCATCACGGCCAACGCCACCCGGCAGGACCAGCAGCTCTGCCTGGAGGCCGGCATGGACGACTACATCAGCAAGCCGGTGCGGGTCGAGGCGCTGCGTGATGCCCTGGTACGGGCCGAAACCGTCGTGCAACGTAAGGCCGAACCAGCAGCCGACGTCCCCCCGGTGGCCCACGCCGCCACTCGGCACGCACCCGCAACCGGCAACGTGCTGAACCTGGACCGGCTGCAGGAAGCCACCGGGCACGATGTGGACTTCATCCGGGAGGTGCTCTCCAGCTACCTGGAAGAAACCCCCCAACAGCTCGCCGCCATGCGGGAAGCCCTCGAACAGGCTGACCGGAAAGCCCTCGAACGATTGGCGCATACGCTCAAATCCAGCAGCGGAACGTGCGGCGCCGAGGAACTGGCCCGAGCCTGTGAACAGCTTGAAGCCGGTGCCGGGTACGAATCGGCCGAATGGCTGGCGCAACACCTCGAAACCGTCTTCGCCCGCTTCGAGCGCGCCCGGCAGGCCATACGGTCCTACCTCACCCCCCCCGATCGGGAGGCCGGTGGCCGCAGCCCGTACCCGGACGGGACCGTCGCACCACAGGCAGGCCGGACCCCCTGA